A genomic segment from Gossypium hirsutum isolate 1008001.06 chromosome D04, Gossypium_hirsutum_v2.1, whole genome shotgun sequence encodes:
- the LOC107959461 gene encoding G-type lectin S-receptor-like serine/threonine-protein kinase LECRK3 — MVAISFLFLVCSFSFHLHAVAQPRNSTIRLGSSLTPTTTGKSAWLSPSGLYGFGFYPQGKGYGVGVFLAGVPQRTVVWTANRDDPPVPSTASLVLTTDGRLILQSPPRRDVYIVTDASQKIAAASMLDTGNFVVYNSDEDKIWQSFQYPTTSILQGQPLSAGKELVSSVSETDQSTGIFRLKMQHDGNLVQYPVDTPDTAPYSYWSSFTDGKGDNVSLNLDNDGHLYMLNSTSFNIKDLTTGGYDDTNRTIYLMKIDSDGIFRLYSYRLDRNGNRSVIWSSTSDKCAPKGLCGLNGYCVDVDSEANCICLPGFAPVIEGNFTAGCERSFSSDSCKNDDGKIQYTIQAAENTVWEDTGYSEVTSTTREECETACYEDCNCEAAMFNDGKCTKQRLPLRYGRRDLSNSNIALIKVGIYSSINEPRKHADEPKDGNGKVHTDILIIGLSLIGFAIMVLVISGALILWSRVFRYKRFSTDSNIRLCENVAPISFSFSEIEAMTDNFQEEIGKGAFGTVFKGTVMLNGLTKFVAVKRLDNISDQGEREFQNEMRIIGRTHHRNLVRLLGYCHDGANRLLIYEYMINGSLSDVLFTPERRPCWIERVEIARDVARGLLYLHEECETQIIHCDIKSQNILMDENGQAKISDFGLAKLLKPDQTKTFTGIRGTRGYVAPEWHRKLPVTVKADVYSFGIVLLEIICCRRSVNWSLKDEEAILEEWVYDCYQAGKVGKIAGEDEEVDIKQLERMVIVGLWCILDEPTLRPSMKKVLLMLEGTVEIPIPPCPTSFFSSI; from the coding sequence ATGGTCGCcatttcatttcttttccttGTGTGTTCCTTTTCCTTTCATTTGCATGCAGTAGCTCAACCAAGGAACTCCACTATACGTTTGGGCTCATCTTTGACACCCACGACCACCGGTAAATCCGCATGGCTATCCCCTTCTGGTCTCTATGGCTTTGGGTTTTATCCCCAAGGTAAGGGCTATGGTGTTGGGGTTTTCCTTGCTGGAGTTCCTCAAAGGACAGTAGTTTGGACTGCCAACCGAGATGATCCTCCTGTTCCAAGCACTGCTAGCTTGGTTCTTACAACAGATGGAAGGCTCATTCTTCAGTCACCGCCAAGACGAGACGTATACATCGTCACCGATGCTTCTCAGAAAATTGCTGCCGCTTCGATGCTTGATACTGGCAATTTCGTTGTATACAACTCTGACGAGGACAAGATATGGCAGAGCTTCCAATATCCAACCACTAGCATTCTACAAGGACAGCCTCTCTCAGCTGGGAAGGAGCTGGTCTCTAGTGTCTCGGAAACTGACCAGTCAACTGGTATATTTCGTCTTAAGATGCAGCATGATGGAAACTTGGTACAGTACCCTGTGGACACTCCTGACACAGCACCTTATTCTTATTGGTCATCCTTTACAGATGGCAAGGGAGATAACGTGAGCCTGAATCTCGACAATGATGGTCATTTGTACATGCTCAATTCAACAAGCTTCAACATAAAGGATCTAACCACAGGAGGGTATGATGATACAAATAGAACAATTTATCTGATGAAAATTGATTCCGATGGCATCTTTCGACTCTATTCTTACAGACTCGATCGGAACGGCAATCGATCAGTTATATGGTCATCTACATCAGACAAGTGTGCACCCAAGGGTCTATGTGGGCTTAATGGTTATTGCGTTGATGTAGATAGCGAAGCTAATTGTATATGTCTTCCAGGATTTGCTCCAGTTATAGAAGGAAATTTCACTGCTGGCTGCGAGAGGAGTTTCTCCAGCGACAGCTGTAAAAACGATGATGGGAAAATCCAGTATACCATTCAGGCAGCTGAAAACACTGTATGGGAAGATACTGGATATTCTGAGGTGACTTCAACAACCAGAGAAGAATGTGAGACAGCATGTTATGAGGATTGCAACTGTGAGGCTGCCATGTTTAATGATGGAAAATGCACGAAGCAAAGGCTTCCTTTGAGATATGGGAGAAGGGATCTTAGCAATTCAAACATCGCTTTGATCAAGGTAGGTATATATTCATCCATTAATGAACCAAGAAAACATGCTGATGAACCTAAAGATGGGAATGGGAAAGTTCATACGGATATTTTAATTATAGGGCTTTCACTGATTGGTTTTGCAATCATGGTGCTAGTAATTTCTGGGGCTTTGATTCTTTGGAGTCGTGTTTTCAGATACAAAAGGTTTTCTACAGACAGCAACATAAGATTGTGCGAGAACGTTGCTCCTATTTCGTTTAGTTTTTCAGAAATCGAGGCGATGACTGATAATTTCCAGGAAGAAATCGGGAAAGGAGCATTTGGGACCGTTTTCAAAGGGACGGTAATGTTGAATGGTTTAACAAAATTTGTGGCAGTGAAGAGATTGGACAACATATCAGACCAAGGCGAACGAGAGTTCCAAAACGAGATGCGAATCATTGGGAGAACTCATCATCGAAACTTAGTTCGACTACTAGGATACTGCCATGATGGAGCTAATAGGCTCTTGATATACGAGTACATGATCAATGGATCACTTTCCGATGTACTCTTTACACCCGAAAGACGACCTTGTTGGATCGAGAGGGTGGAAATCGCTCGCGACGTAGCTCGAGGTCTCCTCTATCTTCATGAAGAATGCGAGACTCAAATAATCCATTGTGACATCAAGTCTCAGAACATACTAATGGACGAAAACGGGCAAGCGAAAATATCCGATTTCGGATTGGCCAAGTTGCTAAAGCCAGACCAAACCAAGACCTTCACTGGGATCAGAGGAACAAGGGGGTACGTTGCACCAGAGTGGCACAGGAAACTACCGGTGACAGTGAAAGCAGATGTTTACAGCTTCGGGATCGTATTATTGGAGATCATATGTTGTCGACGGAGTGTAAATTGGAGCCTCAAGGACGAAGAAGCTATCCTTGAAGAATGGGTCTACGATTGTTACCAAGCCGGTAAGGTAGGGAAGATAGCAGGGGAAGATGAGGAGGTGGATATAAAACAACTTGAAAGGATGGTGATTGTAGGACTGTGGTGCATCCTGGATGAACCAACACTGCGCCCTTCCATGAAGAAGGTACTGTTGATGTTGGAAGGGACAGTTGAGATCCCCATACCTCCCTGCCCAACTTCATTTTTCAGTTCTATTTAG
- the LOC121216260 gene encoding G-type lectin S-receptor-like serine/threonine-protein kinase LECRK2 — protein sequence MDGNGQAKISDFGLAKLLKPDQTKTFTGIRGTRGYVAPEWHRKLPVTVKADVYSFGIVLLEIICCRRSVNWSLKEKEAILEEWVYDCYQAGEVGKIVGEDEEVDIKQLERMVIVGLWCILDEPTLRPSMKKVLLMLEGTVEIPVPPCPTSFFSSI from the coding sequence ATGGACGGAAACGGGCAAGCGAAAATATCCGATTTCGGATTGGCCAAGTTGCTAAAGCCAGACCAAACCAAGACCTTCACTGGGATCAGAGGAACAAGGGGTTACGTTGCACCAGAGTGGCACAGGAAACTACCGGTGACAGTGAAAGCAGATGTTTACAGCTTCGGGATCGTATTATTGGAGATCATATGTTGTCGACGGAGTGTAAATTGGAGCCTCAAGGAAAAAGAAGCTATCCTTGAAGAATGGGTCTACGATTGTTACCAAGCCGGTGAGGTAGGGAAGATAGTAGGGGAAGATGAGGAGGTGGATATAAAACAACTTGAAAGGATGGTGATTGTAGGACTGTGGTGCATCCTGGATGAACCAACACTGCGCCCTTCCATGAAGAAGGTACTGTTGATGTTGGAAGGGACAGTTGAGATCCCCGTACCTCCCTGCCCGACTTCATTTTTCAGTTCTATTTAG
- the LOC107959463 gene encoding G-type lectin S-receptor-like serine/threonine-protein kinase LECRK4 has translation MVAISFIFLVCFFSFHFHAVAQPWNSTIRLGSSLTPTTTGKSAWLSPSGLYGFGFYPQSKGYGVGVFLAGVPQRTVVWTANRDAPPVPSTASLVLTTDGRLILQSLPRRDVYIVTNASQKIAAASVLDTGNFVVFNSGEDIIWQSFQYPTTSILQGQRLSEGMELFSSVSETDQSTGIFRLKMQHDGNLVQYPVDTPDTAPYSYWSSFTDGKGDNVSLNLDNDGHLYMLNSTGFNIKDLTTGGYDDTNRTIYLIKIDSDGIFRLYSYRFDRNGNRSVIWSSTSDKCAPKGLCGLNGYCVDVDREANCRCLPGFAPVIEGNFTAGCERSFSSDSCKNDDGKIQYTIQAAENTVWEDTGYSEVTSTTREECETACYEDCNCEAAMFNDGNCTKQRLPLRYGRRNLSNSNIALIKVGIYSSINEPRKHADEPKDGNGKVHTDILIIGLSLIGFAIMVLVISGALILWSRVFRYKRFSTDSSIRLCENVAPISFSFAEIEAMTDNFHEEIGKGTFGTVFKGTDTAMMELIGC, from the exons ATGGTCGCCATCTCATTTATTTTCCTTGTGTGCTTCTTTTCCTTTCATTTCCATGCAGTAGCTCAACCATGGAACTCCACTATACGTTTGGGCTCATCTTTGACACCCACTACCACCGGCAAATCCGCATGGCTATCCCCTTCTGGTCTCTATGGCTTTGGGTTTTATCCCCAAAGTAAGGGCTATGGTGTTGGGGTTTTCCTTGCTGGAGTTCCTCAAAGGACAGTGGTTTGGACAGCCAACCGAGATGCTCCTCCTGTTCCAAGCACTGCTAGCTTAGTTCTTACAACCGATGGAAGGCTTATTCTTCAGTCACTGCCAAGACGAGACGTATACATCGTCACAAATGCTTCTCAGAAAATTGCTGCAGCTTCGGTGCTTGATACGGGCAATTTCGTTGTATTCAACTCTGGCGAGGACATTATATGGCAGAGCTTCCAATATCCAACCACTAGCATTCTACAAGGACAGCGTCTCTCAGAAGGGATGGAGCTGTTCTCTAGTGTCTCGGAAACTGACCAGTCAACTGGTATATTTCGTCTTAAGATGCAGCATGATGGAAACTTGGTACAGTACCCTGTGGACACTCCTGACACAGCACCTTATTCTTATTGGTCATCCTTTACAGATGGTAAGGGAGATAACGTGAGCCTGAATCTCGACAATGATGGTCATTTGTACATGCTCAATTCAACAGGCTTCAACATAAAGGATCTAACCACAGGAGGGTATGATGATACAAATAGAACAATTTATCTGATAAAAATTGATTCCGATGGCATCTTTCGACTCTATTCTTACAGATTCGATCGGAACGGCAATCGATCAGTTATATGGTCATCTACGTCAGACAAGTGTGCACCCAAGGGTCTATGTGGGCTTAATGGTTATTGCGTTGATGTAGATAGAGAAGCTAATTGTAGATGTCTTCCAGGATTTGCTCCAGTTATAGAAGGAAATTTCACTGCTGGCTGCGAGAGGAGTTTCTCCAGCGACAGCTGTAAAAACGATGATGGGAAAATCCAGTATACCATTCAGGCAGCTGAAAACACTGTATGGGAAGATACTGGATATTCTGAGGTGACTTCAACAACCAGAGAAGAATGTGAGACAGCATGCTATGAGGATTGCAACTGTGAGGCTGCCATGTTTAATGATGGAAACTGCACGAAGCAAAGGCTTCCTTTGAGATATGGGAGAAGGAACCTTAGCAATTCAAACATCGCTTTGATCAAGGTAGGTATATATTCATCCATTAATGAACCAAGAAAACATGCTGATGAACCTAAAGATGGGAATGGGAAAGTTCATACGGATATTTTAATTATAGGGCTTTCACTGATTGGTTTTGCAATCATGGTGCTAGTAATTTCTGGGGCTTTGATTCTTTGGAGTCGTGTTTTCAGATACAAAAGGTTTTCTACAGACAGCAGCATAAGATTGTGCGAGAACGTTGCTCCTATTTCGTTTAGTTTTGCAGAAATCGAGGCGATGACTGATAATTTCCACGAAGAAATCGGGAAAGGAACATTTGGGACCGTTTTCAAAGGGACG GATACTGCCATGATGGAGCTAATAGGCTGTTGA